One Camelina sativa cultivar DH55 chromosome 3, Cs, whole genome shotgun sequence genomic window carries:
- the LOC104778584 gene encoding pentatricopeptide repeat-containing protein At1g06140, mitochondrial-like → MSPVNRSRALLSILTQTKTLHHTQQVHAKVIIHGLEDEVVLGSSVTNAYIQSNRLDFATASFDRIPCRKRNRYSWNTILSGYSKSKSCCYSDVLLLYNRMRRHCDEGVDSFNLVFAIKACVGLRVLDNGMLIHSLAMKNGLDKDDYVAPSLVEMYAQFGDMESAHKVFDEITLRNSVLWGVLMKGYLKYSKDSEVFRLFYLMRDEGITLHALALICLVKACGNVFAGKEGKSVHGLSIRRNFVDQSDYLQASVVDMYVKCRLLDDARKLFERCVDRNVVMWTTLISGFAKCERAVEAFDMFRKMLGELILPNQCTLAALLVSCSSMGSLKQGKSVHGYMIRNEVEMDAVNITSFVDMYARCGNIQMAQKVFDVMPERNVISWSSMINAFGINGLFEEALECFDKMKLQNLVPNSVTFVSLLSACSHSGNVKEGWKQFESMTRDYGIAPEEEHYACMVDLLGRAGEIGEAKSFIENMPVKPMASAWGALLSACRIHKEVDLAEEIAEKLLTVEPDKSSVYVLLSNIYADAGMWEMVDCVRRKMGMKGYRKPMGLSATEVG, encoded by the coding sequence ATGTCACCGGTGAACAGAAGCAGAGCTCTTTTATCAATCCTGACCCAAACCAAAACGCTACACCATACCCAGCAGGTTCACGCCAAGGTCATAATCCATGGTCTCGAAGATGAAGTTGTTCTCGGATCCAGTGTCACTAACGCTTACATCCAATCGAATCGTCTCGATTTCGCCACCGCTTCTTTCGATCGAATCCCTTGTCGGAAAAGGAATCGGTATTCATGGAACACGATCCTCTCTGGTTACTCCAAATCCAAGAGTTGTTGTTATAGTGACGTCTTGCTTCTTTACAATCGCATGAGGAGGCATTGTGATGAGGGCGTTGATAGTTTCAATTTGGTGTTTGCGATCAAAGCTTGCGTTGGTTTAAGGGTTTTAGATAATGGGATGTTGATTCATAGCTTGGCGATGAAGAATGGGTTGGATAAGGATGATTACGTTGCTCCGTCGTTGGTCGAGATGTATGCTCAGTTCGGTGATATGGAAAGTGCGCAcaaggtgttcgacgaaattaCTCTGAGAAACTCAGTTCTTTGGGGAGTTTTGATGAAAGGTTACTTGAAATACTCTAAAGACTCAGAAGTGTTTCGTTTGTTTTATCTCATGAGAGATGAAGGTATAACGCTTCATGCGCTTGCATTGATATGTTTGGTAAAAGCTTGTGGGAATGTTTTTGCCGGTAAAGAAGGCAAATCAGTACATGGATTATCCATTAGAAGGAACTTTGTAGATCAGAGTGATTATTTACAAGCTTCCGTTGTAGACATGTATGTGAAATGTAGACTGTTGGATGATGCTCGTAAGCTATTTGAAAGGTGTGTTGATAGGAATGTGGTAATGTGGACTACGCTGATATCTGGGTTTGCAAAGTGTGAGAGAGCTGTTGAAGCGTTTGATATGTTTAGGAAGATGCTTGGAGAATTGATACTTCCAAATCAATGTACTTTGGCTGCCCTTCTTGTTTCTTGCTCAAGCATGGGATCTCTAAAGCAGGGGAAGAGTGTTCATGGCTACATGATAAGGAATGAGGTTGAAATGGATGCTGTAAATATTACATCTTTTGTTGATATGTATGCTAGATGCGGGAATATTCAAATGGCTCAGAAGGTTTTTGATGTGATGCCAGAGAGAAATGTGATATCGTGGAGCTCGATGATCAATGCTTTTGGGATAAATGGTCTGTTCGAGGAAGCTCTGGAGTGTTTTGATAAAATGAAGTTGCAAAACCTGGTTCCAAATTCGGTGACGTTTGTTTCACTTTTGTCAGCCTGTAGCCATTCGGGAAATGTCAAAGAAGGATGGAAGCAGTTTGAGTCCATGACAAGAGACTATGGAATTGCGCCAGAGGAAGAACATTATGCGTGTATGGTTGATTTGCTAGGTCGAGCTGGTGAAATTGGAGAAGCTAAGTCATTTATTGAGAATATGCCTGTGAAACCAATGGCCAGTGCTTGGGGAGCTCTTCTGAGTGCTTGTAGAATCCATAAAGAAGTTGACTTAGCAGAAGAAATCGCGGAGAAGCTCTTAACTGTGGAACCCGATAAATCAAGTGTCTACGTCTTGCTTTCTAACATATATGCTGATGCTGGTATGTGGGAGATGGTGGATTGTGTGAGAAGGAAAATGGGCATGAAAGGATATAGAAAACCCATGGGACTATCTGCAACTGAAGTCGGCTAG
- the LOC104763967 gene encoding uncharacterized protein LOC104763967 → MMMKKQLILGVILLGLFMIFLNTTQVEAARPDGEIRLVFQLLQRGQVPGSGPNGCTNIPGGSGRCRP, encoded by the coding sequence atgatgatgaagaaacaatTGATACTTGGGGTGATTTTGCTCGGGCTCTTTATGATTTTCTTGAACACCACACAAGTCGAAGCAGCTAGACCCGACGGTGAGATCCGACTCGTGTTTCAGTTGCTACAACGGGGTCAGGTTCCAGGGTCAGGTCCAAACGGTTGCACAAACATCCCAGGAGGTTCGGGCAGGTGCCGCCCGTGA
- the LOC104763978 gene encoding uncharacterized protein LOC104763978: MKKQLMIVVMLVTFFVVFLDVNQVEAMRPFPTAVDEIRFVFQSLQRGPVSGSGRNGCTNIPRGTRRCHG; the protein is encoded by the coding sequence atgaagaaacaactAATGATCGTTGTTATGTTAGTTACCTTTTTCGTGGTTTTCTTGGACGTCAATCAAGTTGAAGCCATGAGGCCGTTCCCAACAGCTGTAGATGAGATCCGGTTTGTGTTCCAATCGCTGCAAAGGGGTCCAGTAAGCGGGTCAGGTCGAAATGGTTGCACCAACATTCCCCGTGGTACACGTAGGTGCCATGGTTGA
- the LOC104763986 gene encoding probable hydroxyacylglutathione hydrolase 2, chloroplastic, with amino-acid sequence MQAIAKVSSAASFFRCSRLTTQPCLSPCVRQLHLRKGFVSGVMKLFSSPLRTLRGAGKSVRVSRFCTVSNVSSSLQIELVPCLTDNYAYILHDEDTGTVGVVDPSEAVPVMNALQKHSRNLTYILNTHHHYDHTGGNLELKHRYGAKVIGSAVDRDRIPGIDIALKDGDKWMFAGHEVHVMETPGHTIGHISFYFPGARAIFTGDTLFSLSCGKLFEGTPEQMLASLQRIIALPDDTSVYCGHEYTLSNSKFALSIEPTNEVLQSYAAYVEELRDKKLPTIPTTMKMEKACNPFLRAWNTDIRRALSIPETADEAESLGIIRRAKDNFKA; translated from the exons ATGCAAGCTATCGCTAAAGTTTCCTCTGCGGCCTCCTTCTTTCGATGTTCTAGG CTAACAACTCAGCCATGTCTAAGTCCATGCGTGAGACAGCTTCATCTCAGAAAGGGTTTTGTCTCTGGTGTGATGAAGCTGTTCTCTTCCCCTCTTAGAACTCTCCGTGGTGCTGGTAAATCCGTTCGCGTTTCAAGATTCTGCACTGTCTCCAATGTCTCTTCCTCATTGCAGATTGAACTG GTGCCATGTCTTACGGACAACTATGCTTATATTTTACATGATGAGGATACTGGTACAGTTGGTGTGGTTGACCCTTCTGAAGCTGTACCTGTTATGAATGCGCTGCAGAAGCATAGTCGAAATCTAACATATATCTTAAATACACATCACCACTATGATCACACTGGTGGGAATTTAGAACTAAAACACAGGTATGGTGCAAAG GTGATTGGCTCAGCTGTAGATAGGGACCGGATTCCTGGAATTGATATAGCCTTAAAAGATGGTGACAAATGGATGTTTGCTGGCCATGAAGTACATGTTATGGAAACTCCTGGCCACACAATAG GCCATATTAGTTTCTACTTTCCAGGGGCGCGAGCAATTTTCACAGGGGACACCTTATTTAGCTTATCATGTGGTAAGCTCTTTGAAGGTACCCCAGAGCAG ATGCTAGCTTCTCTCCAGAGGATAATTGCTTTGCCGGACGACACAAGCGTATATTGTGGCCATGAATATACACTG AGTAATTCCAAGTTTGCATTGTCTATAGAACCAACTAATGAAGTACTCCAGTCTTATGCAGCCTACGTTGAAGAGCTCCGTGACAAGAAGTTACCAACG ATTCCAACAacgatgaagatggagaaagcTTGTAACCCGTTCCTCCGTGCTTGGAACACAGATATCCGTCGGGCTTTAAGTATTCCAGAGACAGCAGATGAAGCAGAATCTCTGGGTATTATAAGAAGAGCAAAGGACAATTTCAAAGCTTAG
- the LOC104763995 gene encoding F-box protein SKIP16-like: protein MGLEDAGDLVLHIVLSKIGPESTGRVACVSKSLRVSASEESLWSIFCSRDLNISTPLDPHGDPVPSFKTAYQLWRESFRMYPWNLVKRVTLCWDNLKLWLSLNFPEAKATLRKCATEDELEEFETLLKVKLPLPTRLLYRFVDGQELSSSNGLDGSLGLIGGYSAYTHEVNVYLLPLKEIIRETKETMRHLGFSNTSNLIVVAASVVASLKIFFLDCTNGKLYTGTSNRQLLPCVPDSLVRSVHDINGDQAQDALLLWLEEHGRRLQAGTIKICVQDNVKSISLFPELPPLCSVSITNGVQVRASSVFIPEISNLLDQPPAYWYAYSIRMSLVPEGCILNGTHHSSCQLYWRHWVIRADNEVIDKVNGEAVIGKYPLLQAGGEEFVYESCSSFSTTAGSIEGSFTFVPGSLRDPKGSQFEVKVAEFPLELPDYIF, encoded by the exons ATGGGGCTAGAGGATGCAGGAGATTTGGTTCTCCACATCGTACTATCCAAGATCGGTCCTGAAAGCACAGGGAGAGTGGCTTGTGTCAGTAAAAGCCTTAGGGTTTCCGCCTCCGAGGAATCTCTCTGGTCGATCTTTTGTTCCCGTGATCTTAATATCTCTACTCCACTCGATCCCCATGGAGATCCTGTGCCTTCCTTCAAG ACAGCGTATCAGTTGTGGAGGGAGTCATTTAGAATGTACCCTTGGAATCTTGTTAAACGAGTTACACTTTGTTGGGACAACCTCAAACTATGGTTAAGCTTAAACTTCCCTGAAGCAAAAGCAACACTAAGGAAATGTGCTACAGAAGATGAACTTGAAGAATTCGAGACTCTTCTCAAAGTGAAGCTTCCTCTTCCCACAAGGCTTCTCTACCGTTTCGTTGATGGTCAAGAGCTTTCTTCCTCTAATGGGCTTGATGGGTCTTTGGGGCTTATAGGTGGCTACTCTGCTTACACTCATGAAGTTAATGTCTACTTGCTACCTCTTAAGGAAATCATAAGGGAGACAAAGGAAACCATGCGCCACCTTGGTTTCTCCAACACTTCAAACCTTATCGTTGTGGCTGCATCCGTAGTGGCTAGTCTGAAAATCTTTTTCCTAGACTGCACAAACGGAAAGCTTTATACTGGGACAAGTAACCGCCAGTTACTTCCTTGTGTACCGGATTCTTTGGTTAGATCGGTTCATGATATCAACGGCGATCAGGCACAGGATGCGTTGCTGCTTTGGTTGGAAGAACATGGCAGGCGGTTACAAGCCGGTACTATAAAAATCTGTGTACAGGACAATGTCAAAAGTATCAGTTTGTTCCCGGAACTTCCTCCCTTGTGTTCTGTCTCCATAACTAATGGTGTGCAG GTACGTGCTTCGTCTGTTTTTATTCCGGAAATATCTAATCTTCTGGATCAGCCACCAGCATACTGGTATGCATACTCAATCCGGATGTCTCTCGTTCCAGAAGGATGCATCTTGAATGGGACACATCACAGCTCTTGCCAATTGTATTGGAGGCATTGGGTTATCCGAGCTGATAATGAAGTGATAGATAAGGTTAATGGAGAAGCTGTGATAGGAAAG TACCCGCTCTTACAAGCCGGAGGGGAAGAGTTTGTGTATGAGAGTTGTTCCAGTTTTTCAACAACTGCTGGATCAATTGAAGGCTCTTTCACCTTTGTGCCTGGAAG TCTGAGAGATCCAAAAGGGAGTCAATTCGAAGTCAAAGTCGCAGAGTTTCCTCTGGAGTTACCGGACTACATCTTCTGA